A window of Geitlerinema sp. PCC 9228 genomic DNA:
GAGGCGAATGGCGTCCCCCGCGTTGCGTGATGGCATCTCTCCCTTCATGGGACTCCGGGTAAGCCTTCGATTGGGCTGGGGATGGTTCGTCTGGAAACAGAAATTTTTATTTGGTTGAGGATTATCATGAGCAAGCTTGCACGAGCCGAGCGTTTTTCCCTGGTGGGTCATATTTTTTCAATGGCCTTTGGACTAGCCGGACTGCTGTGGGTGCTGCCCCATCCAGAAATTATTACGGCGTTAGGAAGTTGGGGGCAAACGGCTTTTCGCTGGAGTATGGCCGGAGGCGGCGTGGTATATATCTTGTTGGGGGCGGTTGCGGTTGCCATCGCTCTCTATCGCCGGTTGGGGATGAAATCGCTGTTGGCTTTTTTCCTTCCTACTGTTTGTCTGTCGTTGGGCAGCGAATTGTTGGGGACCAGTACGGGATTCCCATTTGGCGAGTACGAGTATTTAAATGGTTTGGGATACAAAATTGGCGGCTTGGTGCCGTTTACCATTCCCCTTTCTTGGTTTTATTTGGGGGGTACTGCTTACTTGCTGGCTAGAGCGGGATTGGAAAACCTGTCGCTGCCTGGTTGGGTTCGCCAGGGAATGGCGATCGCTTTGGGAGCTGTTTTGCTGACTTCCTGGGATTTCGTCCTCGATCCAGCCATGAGTCAAACTTTGGTGCCTTTCTGGCATTGGAACCAACCGGGTGCCTTCTTTGGCATGCCCTATCAAAATTTTATCGGTTGG
This region includes:
- the cruF gene encoding gamma-carotene 1'-hydroxylase CruF translates to MSKLARAERFSLVGHIFSMAFGLAGLLWVLPHPEIITALGSWGQTAFRWSMAGGGVVYILLGAVAVAIALYRRLGMKSLLAFFLPTVCLSLGSELLGTSTGFPFGEYEYLNGLGYKIGGLVPFTIPLSWFYLGGTAYLLARAGLENLSLPGWVRQGMAIALGAVLLTSWDFVLDPAMSQTLVPFWHWNQPGAFFGMPYQNFIGWLGTGALFMGVAALFWPGHSLGVTRAQLGVPLAVYLSNFAFSAVMSVAANLWIPVLLGVVFGVFPAILLWRMANPAAPTTAVAADQATAVSEGRTLNSVEIAAK